DNA from Chryseomicrobium sp. FSL W7-1435:
GTACTCCTGCAAATACTGTAGCCTGTTGTTCACGGGCTACCTGGAATACCTCAGCAGGCGAGAATTTAGGTACTAATAAAATTGTAGCTCCCGTTACTAACGGCGCATTGACAACAACTGTCAAAGCAAATACATGGAAGACCGGCAACGTTGCTAGTACACGATCATCTGCTGAGAAATGTAAGTACTCAGCTACATCACGAGCATTCGAGAAAATATTTTCGAATGTTAACATAGCTCCCTTTGGTTGCCCTGTAGTTCCTGAAGTATACAAAATTACAGCTGTGTCATCTTTATCTACTTCTACTGGTGAAATTGCTTCCCCAGATTGCACCAACTGTGTAAACGGTTTCACTTTAGTTTGCAAAGATGCTGGTAGAGCGCGTATCTTATCTCCTGCTTCTGGAGATGTCTCACAAATAACATACGCGGTTACTTTTGGAAATGTTGCTGAAGCTTGTTCCACAAGTGGTAATAGAAGATCTAAAGCAATGACCACCTTAGCGTCACTATTTTTAACGATATACGAGATTTCATCTGGAGTGTAGATTGGATTGATAGGAACCGCTGTTGCACCAATACGCATTGTGGCATAAAGCGACAGTAAAAAGTGCGGCGTGTTTCCTAAAAGAAATGCTACATTATCCCCTTTTGAAACGCCAAGTGCCTGTAATGCACCTGCAAATTTTGCGACAGTTCCTTCAAATTCTGCGTAACTCGTTTCTTTACCCATGAAACTATAAGCAGCTTTTGTCGGATTTTGTGCGGCTTGTTGTTGTACTTTAAGAACTAAACTCATAGGATACCCCTTTCAAATTGAATGAATAGTCATTCATTTCATAGTTTTCATTTTACTAAAAATTCTGTTGAATAGCAATGCCTGGAACAACAAAAGCTCCCCCTAAGGAGAGCTGGCTAAGATAATAATTGTAAGTGAGCAAGGTAGCGCCACCGGATCAATAAATAGTAAACCGCTTGAATGCCTGTAAAAGCACCTAGCACTAGTAACATTTCCATTGCTATGGACATAGCAGCAATGTCTACCCACACAGCCTGTAAAAATAGGAACGAAAAGGTGGCATGCAACATGGCAAGACCCCAAGGTAAAAAGAATTGTGGATACAGTTGTCGATTGGCGATGACTCGTAATTCTTGATTGGTCAATCCCATGTGTCGAAGCACCTCGAACTGCCTGCGATCTTTTTCTAAATTCGTATAAAATTTAAAGTAAATAAAACTTCCAGCAGCTAAAATCAGCACGGCTGCCACTAAAAGACCTGTCACCAATAATAAAGAAAATGTAGAACTGATGTAAGAGTAATTTAAACCTGGATTGTCAAAGTAATAAGGCAATTGTTGATCGCTCTCATAAGAGGCAATCATCTCACGATCTAAATCCAAGCCAATAGCATCTGTGCGCAACCAATCTGGAACATGAAAGGCAAAAACAGTCGTCCTACTCTCATCCCATGTCCCAAACAAATAAGGATTGGCTAGGCGAGAGTAATCTTCATCAGACAGGATGTAAGCCGGCCCCTGAAAGGCAGCGTCTGGTAATGGAAAGTGCATATAACCTTCTGCCACATGGAAATAAATCGTATTTTCTCTCAGGTGAATCAGCTGTTGGTTTGAATTCGTCACATTTTCTCCAAAGCGCATACCTTCCCCAGGACTTAAATCAATCAAAGGTTCTTTTAAAACAGCAGCTATCGTGTTGATATCTGTTTCACTAATCAATTGAACCGGGCTATTGGTAGCTGCAGACGTTTGCTTTGTCACAGTTGCGGTAAGTAATGTATAGGTCAAGTTTTGACTGAAGAAATCATTAGTCAACTGGGCTATGTGTTGTTGTTCAAATGGATTTTGTGAATCACTCACATACAGGACACTTATTGGATTGCTTTCTCGGTATTGATTTGCAAAACTAGTCAATGAGGCCACTACTCCCACTGAAATTATAGCCAGTGTAGAGACCATCGTAACGATAAAATACATGCGAGAATTCTCTTTCATTTTATCGATAGCGTCTGAAAAAGTGACTATGCGTGTCGCCTTCCAATACACTTTTTTATAGCCACGCAATGTGTAAATCAAATAGAGCATCCCATCTTTGAAAAAATAGTAGCTCCCCCAAATGGCACATAAAATGATAACTGGCGACCACCAGACATTCATTCTATAAAGTGAATAAATCACTAAACTGTAAGCTATTGCGAGGAAAACAAAGGACACCCATGCCCCGACAATCGAATAATTTGCCGTCTCATTTCGATTGGGTCCACCAATCAAAAGTTGGACAATGTTACTTTGACGAATGAACATCGTACCTGCAAATGAAATCACTATAAAAAGAGTGGTAAAGACAACAGCAGTTAATAAAAATGGCTCGAAATTAAAGTAAAGTGGCAACGTTTCAAGTTCTAACATGGCACGAATGACCATGAAAAAGAATTTCGTGAAAATATAGCCGAAAAAGATTCCTGTAATCAGTGCCACAACGCCAAGAATCATCGTCTCAACAAAGACAAGACGCTGTAGCTGGCCTCTATCCATTCCAAGCTGTTGTAAAATACCAAACTCTTTTGACCTAGCCTGTAAAAAGGCATTCAAAGAATACAGCAGAAAGAATAACGTGAAGATAACCAATACAACGTCTGCAACTGCCATTCCTAAAAAGGCGATGTCCCGTATAAATTGATTCTCGATAGATGGATGAAACAATAACATGGAGTAAATAAAAAATACCATAACAGAAAAACTGCTAGCCATGAAATACGCAGCATAGACCCGACGATTTCTTAAGACATTACGATAAGCGAACTGTAGAAAGGTCATTAACGTTCCCTCCGAGCAAGGACAACAAATTTAAAATTCGCTGGAAGAATGTCTGGCGTAAGTCTTCCTTATAAATCTCGTTGAAATACTCTCCATCTTTAATAAATAAGACGCGGTCGCAATAGCTCGCAGCTATCGGATCATGCGTGACCATAATAATCGTGGTATTTCGTTGTTGATTGACTTTAGTTAATAATTCTAGAACATCTTTAGAAGCTTTAGAATCTAAATTTCCTGTGGGCTCATCTGCCAGTAATAATGTCGGTTGATGGATCAATGCCCGAGCAATGGCTGTACGCTGTGCTTGTCCTCCAGATAACTCATTCGGAAAATGAGTATGGACATTCTCAAGATGCAAATCTTTTAAAAGGACATTTAGGCGTTTTTCCATTTCGCTAAGTGGTTGATTAGCCAATGTCAGTGGCAGCACGATATTCTCTTCCACCGTTAAAGCCGGTAATAAATTAAAATCTTGGAACACAAAACCTAATCTCTCCCTGCGAAACAAAGCAGCTTGTTTTGCAGTTAACTCTTGAGGATCTTGTCCATCAATAACAAGTGCTCCTGAAGTCGGTTGATCAATAGTGGATAAGATATTGAGCAATGTTGTCTTTCCTGAGCCCGAAGGCCCCATGATGGCCAAGAACTCCCCTTGTTCAACCTCAAAAGAAAGTTGGTTGATAGCAGAATGTGCCACTTTTCCATCATATATTTTTGTTAAATGATTTGCTGTCACAACTGCCACGTTATTCCCCTACTTTCTCATATTCGATAAACGACAACGTAACAGTCGTCCCCTTGTCAACCTCTGATTCGATGAGCAATTCGTGACCCAGTTTTTGACTGACTTCATTTGCGATATAGAGACCCATTCCAGTGGACTCTCCAGTTTTGCGACCATTTTCTCCCGTGAAGAATGCCCGAGTTACTCTCTTTAAATCACTACGCGGTATCCCAATTCCCTCATCGCGAACACTGACACTGCAGCGCTTTTTTTCACAAGAGCTCTCAACCCAAAGTTTCGATTGTGGGGTAAAGGAATATTTGACTGCATTCGTCACAAATTGCGAGAGGATAAAATGAGCCCACTTTCGGTCTGTAGAGACTACTAAACCTGCATCAACATTTACAATAGGAAATACTTGTTTTTTAATAAAAAGTCGTTTGTTCTCATTAATAATTTGGCTCGCAAGTTCATGCAAGTTTACTTTCTCTATGCGCAAATCTTCTTCAAACGTGTCGAGACGTGCATTCATTAACACTGCATCTAAAGCTCTTTTAATTCTTTCTGTCTCTTCACTGACAGATTCACTTTCCAATTTATCGTCTTGTTGAGCCATCATTTCAATGACGGCTATTGGCGTCTTCATTTGATGCACCCATCCATTCATGAATTCTAAATGGCGTTTTTGGGCAGAGTAGAGACGCTGAACTTCTTGCTGATAAAGTTTATAAAGTTGTTGCATATAGAGCTGCTCTTGCTGTTGTTCTGGTGATGGATACAACTTCTCTAATAAATCCTCCATTGCACTCGGAGGTGTCAGCAGTCGTTTGTAGTATTTATACTTGCGTAGATACAAATAAAAATGTACAACCAACGTCAAAATGACCGTTAGTACAAGTACGTAAATCATCGTATTGTTAGAGCGATACCCGTCCAAACTGTAAAGTAATACTCCCATCAATGAAATGAGCAGTGGGAAGAGCAACGTGATAACATGTTCTCGGATAAATAACCGGATCAATTAGGCTTCCTCCGGGTGCAATATAAAACGATAACCAGCACCACGAACTGTCTCTATTGATGATTGCACCCCGTAATCTTGCAGCTTTTTACGAACACGGGTCATATTGACATTCAATGTATTTTCGTCCACAAAGGATTGGTCATCCCATAATTCTTCTAATAAACGCTCTCTTGAAACAACTTTAGGATAGTGATCAAATAGAAGCTCAAGTATCACACATTCTTTCTTTTGTAATGGAATGGTGGACGCCTTGCACTGAAGCTCTAATCGTTCCATAAACAAAGTCATGTTGCCTAGCTTTACAGTTCGTTCTTCTTGCTTGGAAGCATATTCCCCGAAATTTCTTCGAAGATGGCTCTTTATTTTAGCTAAGACGATTTCATAGTGAAATGGTTTCGTAATATAATCGTCTCCTCCATTTTCAATGGCAAATACTTGATCCATCTCAGAAGTTCGAGCCGATACAAAAATTATTGGGCAGGTCGTGACTTGACGGAGTTCACGACACCAAAAATAGCCATCGTAAGTAGGTAAATTAATATCTAACAAAATCAAGTGAGGATTCCACGCGGCTGCTTCTTGTGCAATCGCATCAAAATCTTCAACAATCTTTGTCTCATATTGATACTTCGCCAGCATACCTGCTAACATTTCTGCAATTTTTTTATCATCTTCCACTATATAAATTCGATGTTTTTCCATTGATCTTCAAATCCTCCTTATAAAAAAACTGCTCCCCCAGAGAATGAGGGAGCATGTTTAATTACTATGCATATTAATAGATAAGAGATAAAAATTCATCTCTCGTTATTCCACCAAAGTAAGTAGGGATATCAATGGTTGCAAGCGCCTCATCTATAGCTTTTCGCGAATACTCCACACCGACTAATCGCTTCTCAACATCCGCCATATCACCAACTCCGAAAAAGTCACCGAATATAGCGGCTTCTTCAATTTTCCCTTTTGTCACTTGGAGCTTTAAATCGATTGAACCTGGTGCAAAGCGCTGGGTATGGTCCAAGTTAAATTTTGGCGACTTGCCAAAATTCCATTCCCAAGTCTGATACCGTTTTTCTGACAGCTTGTGGATATTAAGCCAGTCTTGTTCAGTCAGCTCTTGGTACTCAATAGCTTCTTGTCCTTGGAATATCGAAACTAAGAGACGTTGTCTAAATTCTTCAATCGTCATCGGTTGCTCTAAAAACTCAGAAATATTAGCAACTCGGCTACGAATCGACTTAATACCCTTTGATTCAATTTTATCCTTACGAACTTTCAGCGCTGAGACGACAGCATCCATCTCTGAGTCAAAAAGCAACGTTCCATGGCTGAACATACGGCCTTTTGTAGTGAATTGCGCATTTCCAGAAATTTTACGACCTTCAGCTAGGATGTCATTTCGTCCACTAAGTTCCGCTTCGATACCCAGTTCTTTTAAAGCATCCACAATAGGTTGTGTGAACTTTTTGAAATTGCGGAAGCTATCGCCATCATCTTTGGTAATGAAACTAAAATTTAAATTCCCCAAATCATGATACACCGCTCCTCCACCTGAAAGTCGGCGGACCGGGATGATCCCCTCTGCTTCTACATACTCTGTATTTATTTCTTCAATTGTATTTTGATTTCGCCCAATAATAATAGACGGTTGATTGATATAGAACAGAAAGAAAGAGTCTTTCTCAACATCCATCGTTGTTAACGCATATTCTTCAATTGCTAGATTGATTCGTGGATCCGTAATTCCTTTGTTATCAATAAAAAGCATGCTCAAAACTCCCTTCTCTATCATTTTACATGATAATGAAAGTTTTGGGTTGACAAAGTTATCTGTGTTATATTACACTTCAAATAAGAAAAACAGTTATATAACAGATGGAGGTGTTAGCCATGATTGAAAATGTAGTAGATTTTTTCAGAAACCTACCTGCTAAGCAATGTTCAACTTGCGGAGATAAAATCGAAGAGATGCATGAGTGTTACCAAACACAATGCGAAAAATGTAGCTCACTAGCTTAAAGGAGTTTATAAAGTAATGAAAAGCAAAAAATAACCGGGCCCCTACTTCAAACTTTTGTAGGTGACCCGGTTTTGTTATTAATGATCATTATGATTCATTTTATCGGAAGAATTATCTTCGAGCACTTTGGACATGTCAGGAGTGCCAACAATGATTTCGGTCTTTGGCATGACGTGCATGCCACGTGCCGTCGTATGTGCAAACATGTAATAAACACCTTCGTTAGCAAATTCGTACTCAGCCTCGTAAACCCCATCCTCCGTCAGTTCACCCTCAAGCATGGTCCCTTCTTCTCGCAAACCAGATTCCCAGACTTCGAACTTAACTTCTTCAGCATCGTTAACGGCTTCTTCCTCTTGTGTGACTCGTGCTGAGAGCATAACGGTCTCACCTGGCTCTAATTCTTTTGCCGTCAACACTTCCACCTCCACCACTTCAAGTGATGGATCATTATGATTCATGCCCTCATGATCTTCATTCGTATTCGATGTGCAGCCAGCTAACAAAAGTACAGCTGTTGCAGCAACTATCCATTGTTTCATTTATTCCGCTTCCTTCCATAAGGGTAATGTAAAGGCAACACTTGTACCAACGGTAAGTTCACTGGTAATGTGCAGAGTGCCACCAGATGCTTCTATCAATTGCTTCACAATAGTCAAGCCAAGGCCAGAGCCCCCATCACTACTTGAACGTGCTGCATTGACACGGTAGAATCTGTTAGTTATATAGGGAAGGTGATGAGCTGCAATCCCTATTCCTGTATCTATGATTTCAAAAAGAGCTGATTCTTCAAGTTTACTAACCCGAATAGTTAGGGTTGAATTTTGTTCACTGTAATTCAGCGCATTTTCCATACTATTCAATAAAATCTGTAACGAAGCTTGTTCATCTGACCAAATAATTAAACTATCATCGGCTTGAATTACAAATTTGATAGCTTTCAGATGTGCTTTCTGATCGAGTATACGTGCAGCTCGATCCACTAAATCGGCTGCAACTAACGGTTGTGGAACAAGTTCCATATTTTCATTTCGTGCCACAACAAGTAAATTTTCTGTAAGTTTTTTCATTCGCTGTGACTCCGTAGCAAGAAGCTGAAACACTTCCTCATGATGCTTTTGGTCAAGTGATCCATCCACTAACGACTGGCTGTACCCAACAAGCGAACTGAGTGGCGTTCTTAATTCATGTGAAACAATTGCTAAAAACTCTTTCTTTCTTGCATCTTCTGTCTCTACAGCTTGTGCCATTTCATTAAATGCCTGACTTAATTGTCCAATTTCATCCGCTTGTTTTGGTTCCACTCGAGCCGAATAGTCGCCTTTGGCAAATTGTTCGGTAGCTCTCTGTAAAAGATGCAATGGCTTTAACACGGTTTGCAACAGTAGCCGACTGATCAAAGCAAACAATAAGAAGACAGCTGCTCCACCTCCTGCAACCAGTACTATATGATTTTGCAGAAAAGCTTGGATGGGCGATAAAGGGACGTAACTATACAAAATACCCGTTAGCCGCTCTTGCTGCACTATGGGATAAATCACGCTCAAAATTTCACTGTCAAAGCGTGTTTGGTAGCCACGTTTGATAACAATTTCTCCATTTACCAACTGCTGCCGGTCTTCTCCAGAGATTAAAGCATCATAATTGATTTCAAATGGTAGACAAGCGCTTAATTCTCTTGGATTGCGAACTGCAAATATTTCACTTGTAGAGTAGACATTGTAGTCATCTACTTTTTCAATCAATTCATCAGACAGGCTACCTTCTGCCTCAAGGGCAAAATTGGCTGCCTCTTTTTCGAGAGTCGCTTGTACTTCAGACACATAAATTGATTCATAAAAGTAATAAGACAATAAAATAATAATACTGATACTAACAGCTGTTGCACTTAAAAAGACAAGCCAGACTTTAGTGGTCAACCGGTTCATTGGGGTACCTCAAATTTATAACCAATGCCCCAAACCGTTTGCACATACTGATCAACAGGGGGACCTAATTTGATTCGAAGCGTCTTGATATGCGTATCTACTGTTCGGGTAGTCCCTTCGTATTGTTGCCTCCAAATATGAGCTAATAATTCTTCTCTACTAAAGGCTCTACCCTCACTGCGCATTAGTAACACGAGCAACTCTAATTCCTTGAGAGTTACCGTCACTTTCCGGTTGCCGCTCATAACCGAACGTGCATCCATATTCACAAGAAGCTCTCCCCGTACCAGTTCTCTAAAAGCTGTTGTTGCGTGTCTGCTGCGCTTTAGTATGGCTTGAATGCGCACGTGAAGTTCTTCACTGTCGAATGGTTTTGTAACGTAGTCATCTACTCCTGAGTGAAAACCTTTCAATACCGATTGTCGATCATCTAATGCTGTCAATAACAATATGGGAACTTCAGAAGATTGTCGAATCGTTTCGCTTAGTGTAAAGCCGTCCATTTCCGGCATCATACCATCGATTATTAGAAGGTCTACCAGTACAGCTTTCAAGGTGTGCAATGCTTCTTCTCCAGAGACTGCTGTTACGACATGATAGCCTTTTTGAGTCAACTGAATATCAAGAAGTCTGCGCATTGAACTTTCATCATCCACTATTAGTAATGTAGTCACGAACTTCCCTCCCGAATCACGACTTGAAGAGGCCCATCGCCCGTGTCGATGCTATCCACTATCTTCATATCTTTAATTTTATACAGTGTATCATCATCATATCCCGCCACATATAAAAATTCCGAAGAAGCAGCCAGTGCAAAAGGATTTGATCCTACTGTTAGTTGATCGACAATCTTTTGGTCTTGTACTTGATACAATATATTCGATCCATGACTTAATGTATAAATAAAGTCATCACTTTCTGCAAATGTAATGGGCATGATCGGCATTGCAATTTCTTTTTCTAAAATACCTTCAGTTTTGTTTAAAATTTGAATGGAGGTATTTACTGTCGCTCCGCTACCGTGACCACCGACGAATAGTTGCTGATCACTTATCATAATTCCTTGCGAAGCTCTTGGAATGGGATATTCATCTACAACTTCCCACTCATTTTGATCGATGACCGAAATATGTTCACCTTGGTAGTTGATAACGTAAAGCTTCCCTTCATCTGAAGTCATGGACATCGGATAAGAACCGGTTGCAAGAGTTTCTTCAAGCTCAAAGTCGTGTGTATAGTAGGAAACTTCATTTATTTTGCTGTTGGATAGGTAAAACCCAGAATCATCCGTATAGGCTCCTACAGTCCCTTCTGGTGTTTCAACCTCCGTCACCTGTTTGCCAGTAAGGAGATTATAGATACCGAATCGGTCCATTCCGTACCCATAAAATAATATATGATCATCTGGTAGTAACACCATTCCTGTATAGGGCTTCTCTAAATCCCATTTACCGAGTAACTCCATTTGTTCTGTATAAGTGGAGAGAGACCTATCCAGCTGGCTATACACTAATAAAGTCGTTTGGCTGGATGCAGGAATACCCGGATAAGCTGGTGAACAGCCTACTAGTAGTGTTGTAAGAAGTAGGAGTGCCAAGTTCCGCATAGGATCACCTCTTGTTTCAGTCTACTTATCAGTTGTGAAAAATGTTTGAACTTCTATTGAACATTTTGCTACGAAAGAAAAACCACATCCTAAGAAAGATGTGGCTTTAAGTACTGGATAACTTTATCTTGTGCTCGAATAGCTTGGTCAATACAATCCGGTAATCCTGACCCTTCGAAAGAAGCCCCTGCTAATTGAATCATCGGGAAATGTTCAGCTAGCTCTGAAGTCGCTTTTTTCACGCGGTCTTTATGACCAACCAAGTATTGCGGCATTGCTTTTTGATAGCGTGTAACAACCGTAAACTCAGGTTCACCGGTTATCGCAATCACTTTTCGCAGATCTTGAAGAACAATTTGTTCTATCTCATGATCAGGCAATTCAACAATCGATTCATCTCCAGATTTCCCAACAAAGCTGCGTAAGAGTACTTTATCATCCGGTGAAGTAGAAGGCCATTTTTTGTTCACCCACGTACAAGCCGAGATAGCATAGTCACTTTTTCGGGATACCAAAAATCCTGTCCCCTCTTTTTCTTGAACAACTTGTGATTTTGAGAATGCCATAGCAACAGTTGCCACTGAAGATAATGGAACTTCTTCAAAATAGCTAAGGAGGCCATGCACTTCAAATAATTCAGCCATTTGATGATGCAGTAACGTAAAGATGGCACTATCTACGTCCA
Protein-coding regions in this window:
- a CDS encoding fatty acid--CoA ligase family protein, with the protein product MSLVLKVQQQAAQNPTKAAYSFMGKETSYAEFEGTVAKFAGALQALGVSKGDNVAFLLGNTPHFLLSLYATMRIGATAVPINPIYTPDEISYIVKNSDAKVVIALDLLLPLVEQASATFPKVTAYVICETSPEAGDKIRALPASLQTKVKPFTQLVQSGEAISPVEVDKDDTAVILYTSGTTGQPKGAMLTFENIFSNARDVAEYLHFSADDRVLATLPVFHVFALTVVVNAPLVTGATILLVPKFSPAEVFQVAREQQATVFAGVPTMYNFLYQSPDANPEDFSTVRLAISGGASLPVALLHNFEDKFNVRISEGYGLSEASPVTCFNPLDRERKAGSIGTSIINVENKIVNELGEELPVGEVGELIVRGPNVMKGYYNMPEESANAIRDGWLYTGDLAKKDEEGYFYIVDRKKDMIIVGGYNVYPREVEEVLFAHPGILEAAVVGVPDPNFGEQVLAFVVLKDTTLVTEDIQAFCREKLAKYKVPTRIELLDELPKNTTGKILRRTLKDQVTNS
- a CDS encoding ABC transporter permease; the protein is MTFLQFAYRNVLRNRRVYAAYFMASSFSVMVFFIYSMLLFHPSIENQFIRDIAFLGMAVADVVLVIFTLFFLLYSLNAFLQARSKEFGILQQLGMDRGQLQRLVFVETMILGVVALITGIFFGYIFTKFFFMVIRAMLELETLPLYFNFEPFLLTAVVFTTLFIVISFAGTMFIRQSNIVQLLIGGPNRNETANYSIVGAWVSFVFLAIAYSLVIYSLYRMNVWWSPVIILCAIWGSYYFFKDGMLYLIYTLRGYKKVYWKATRIVTFSDAIDKMKENSRMYFIVTMVSTLAIISVGVVASLTSFANQYRESNPISVLYVSDSQNPFEQQHIAQLTNDFFSQNLTYTLLTATVTKQTSAATNSPVQLISETDINTIAAVLKEPLIDLSPGEGMRFGENVTNSNQQLIHLRENTIYFHVAEGYMHFPLPDAAFQGPAYILSDEDYSRLANPYLFGTWDESRTTVFAFHVPDWLRTDAIGLDLDREMIASYESDQQLPYYFDNPGLNYSYISSTFSLLLVTGLLVAAVLILAAGSFIYFKFYTNLEKDRRQFEVLRHMGLTNQELRVIANRQLYPQFFLPWGLAMLHATFSFLFLQAVWVDIAAMSIAMEMLLVLGAFTGIQAVYYLLIRWRYLAHLQLLS
- a CDS encoding ABC transporter ATP-binding protein, with translation MAVVTANHLTKIYDGKVAHSAINQLSFEVEQGEFLAIMGPSGSGKTTLLNILSTIDQPTSGALVIDGQDPQELTAKQAALFRRERLGFVFQDFNLLPALTVEENIVLPLTLANQPLSEMEKRLNVLLKDLHLENVHTHFPNELSGGQAQRTAIARALIHQPTLLLADEPTGNLDSKASKDVLELLTKVNQQRNTTIIMVTHDPIAASYCDRVLFIKDGEYFNEIYKEDLRQTFFQRILNLLSLLGGNVNDLSTVRLS
- a CDS encoding sensor histidine kinase; the protein is MIRLFIREHVITLLFPLLISLMGVLLYSLDGYRSNNTMIYVLVLTVILTLVVHFYLYLRKYKYYKRLLTPPSAMEDLLEKLYPSPEQQQEQLYMQQLYKLYQQEVQRLYSAQKRHLEFMNGWVHQMKTPIAVIEMMAQQDDKLESESVSEETERIKRALDAVLMNARLDTFEEDLRIEKVNLHELASQIINENKRLFIKKQVFPIVNVDAGLVVSTDRKWAHFILSQFVTNAVKYSFTPQSKLWVESSCEKKRCSVSVRDEGIGIPRSDLKRVTRAFFTGENGRKTGESTGMGLYIANEVSQKLGHELLIESEVDKGTTVTLSFIEYEKVGE
- a CDS encoding response regulator transcription factor, translated to MEKHRIYIVEDDKKIAEMLAGMLAKYQYETKIVEDFDAIAQEAAAWNPHLILLDINLPTYDGYFWCRELRQVTTCPIIFVSARTSEMDQVFAIENGGDDYITKPFHYEIVLAKIKSHLRRNFGEYASKQEERTVKLGNMTLFMERLELQCKASTIPLQKKECVILELLFDHYPKVVSRERLLEELWDDQSFVDENTLNVNMTRVRKKLQDYGVQSSIETVRGAGYRFILHPEEA
- a CDS encoding lipoate--protein ligase gives rise to the protein MLFIDNKGITDPRINLAIEEYALTTMDVEKDSFFLFYINQPSIIIGRNQNTIEEINTEYVEAEGIIPVRRLSGGGAVYHDLGNLNFSFITKDDGDSFRNFKKFTQPIVDALKELGIEAELSGRNDILAEGRKISGNAQFTTKGRMFSHGTLLFDSEMDAVVSALKVRKDKIESKGIKSIRSRVANISEFLEQPMTIEEFRQRLLVSIFQGQEAIEYQELTEQDWLNIHKLSEKRYQTWEWNFGKSPKFNLDHTQRFAPGSIDLKLQVTKGKIEEAAIFGDFFGVGDMADVEKRLVGVEYSRKAIDEALATIDIPTYFGGITRDEFLSLIY
- the yhfH gene encoding protein YhfH, which produces MIENVVDFFRNLPAKQCSTCGDKIEEMHECYQTQCEKCSSLA
- a CDS encoding FixH family protein is translated as MKQWIVAATAVLLLAGCTSNTNEDHEGMNHNDPSLEVVEVEVLTAKELEPGETVMLSARVTQEEEAVNDAEEVKFEVWESGLREEGTMLEGELTEDGVYEAEYEFANEGVYYMFAHTTARGMHVMPKTEIIVGTPDMSKVLEDNSSDKMNHNDH
- a CDS encoding HAMP domain-containing sensor histidine kinase — encoded protein: MNRLTTKVWLVFLSATAVSISIIILLSYYFYESIYVSEVQATLEKEAANFALEAEGSLSDELIEKVDDYNVYSTSEIFAVRNPRELSACLPFEINYDALISGEDRQQLVNGEIVIKRGYQTRFDSEILSVIYPIVQQERLTGILYSYVPLSPIQAFLQNHIVLVAGGGAAVFLLFALISRLLLQTVLKPLHLLQRATEQFAKGDYSARVEPKQADEIGQLSQAFNEMAQAVETEDARKKEFLAIVSHELRTPLSSLVGYSQSLVDGSLDQKHHEEVFQLLATESQRMKKLTENLLVVARNENMELVPQPLVAADLVDRAARILDQKAHLKAIKFVIQADDSLIIWSDEQASLQILLNSMENALNYSEQNSTLTIRVSKLEESALFEIIDTGIGIAAHHLPYITNRFYRVNAARSSSDGGSGLGLTIVKQLIEASGGTLHITSELTVGTSVAFTLPLWKEAE
- a CDS encoding response regulator transcription factor, producing the protein MTTLLIVDDESSMRRLLDIQLTQKGYHVVTAVSGEEALHTLKAVLVDLLIIDGMMPEMDGFTLSETIRQSSEVPILLLTALDDRQSVLKGFHSGVDDYVTKPFDSEELHVRIQAILKRSRHATTAFRELVRGELLVNMDARSVMSGNRKVTVTLKELELLVLLMRSEGRAFSREELLAHIWRQQYEGTTRTVDTHIKTLRIKLGPPVDQYVQTVWGIGYKFEVPQ